A window of the Streptomyces sp. NBC_01351 genome harbors these coding sequences:
- a CDS encoding serine/threonine protein kinase: MERLRHDDPTRIGPYATLARLDSESAERTVPERRYLARTAPDGERTALVCVPRVGADPSRWAIEAEGARRLSVPGFLTIAEVGGSAGFPWYTAPYTPVLPLPAALAAYGGPLPEDTVRSLGAALARTLAAAHAHGATHAGLSPAAVLLTPTGPLLASFGATRAELTGHAPGCLPPERSTGTPPDPAGDIYALGAVLAYAATGHTVPDHTELPPGLRHLTAACLARDPANRPASAHDVLRELATPAASRGPAQPSPGAAPARDPRLPATASLAPAPLPAVTVLDHAGSVPLPLPGRVVAALATQSGALLAAELPVSSQPFAVSTQKAH; encoded by the coding sequence ATGGAACGCCTACGCCACGACGACCCGACCCGGATCGGGCCGTACGCGACCCTGGCGCGGCTCGACTCCGAATCCGCCGAGCGCACCGTCCCCGAACGCCGCTACCTCGCCCGCACCGCCCCCGACGGGGAGCGCACCGCCCTGGTGTGCGTGCCCCGGGTCGGCGCCGATCCCTCCCGGTGGGCGATCGAGGCCGAGGGCGCCCGGCGGCTGTCCGTGCCCGGCTTCCTGACGATCGCGGAGGTCGGGGGCTCGGCCGGTTTCCCCTGGTACACGGCCCCGTACACGCCCGTGCTGCCGCTCCCCGCCGCCCTCGCGGCGTACGGCGGCCCGCTGCCGGAGGACACCGTACGCAGTCTGGGCGCGGCCCTCGCCCGGACACTGGCGGCCGCCCACGCCCATGGGGCGACGCACGCGGGCCTCTCCCCGGCCGCGGTCCTGCTCACGCCCACCGGCCCCCTCCTCGCATCCTTCGGGGCCACCCGAGCCGAACTCACCGGGCACGCCCCGGGCTGCCTGCCCCCGGAACGGTCGACGGGCACGCCCCCCGACCCCGCCGGGGACATCTACGCCCTCGGCGCCGTACTCGCGTACGCGGCGACCGGCCACACCGTGCCGGACCACACCGAACTGCCGCCGGGACTCCGCCACCTGACGGCCGCATGCCTGGCCCGCGACCCCGCGAACCGGCCGGCTTCGGCACACGACGTCCTGCGCGAACTCGCGACCCCGGCAGCATCACGGGGACCGGCGCAGCCTTCGCCGGGCGCCGCCCCGGCGCGGGATCCGCGCCTCCCGGCCACGGCATCCCTCGCCCCGGCCCCCCTGCCGGCCGTCACGGTCCTCGACCACGCAGGCTCCGTCCCCCTCCCCCTCCCGGGCCGGGTCGTCGCCGCGCTCGCCACCCAGTCCGGCGCACTTCTCGCCGCAGAACTCCCCGTCTCCTCCCAGCCGTTCGCGGTATCGACTCAAAAGGCGCACTAA
- a CDS encoding protein kinase domain-containing protein, whose amino-acid sequence MEPLGAGDPIRLGPYRILGVLGAGGMGKVYFGRDNTGRTAAVKVLLPELAHDPHLAQRFLREAHTAQAVTSGGVARVLDARIDGDDSRPWIATEFLSGPTLDDAVRAYGPFGADGVRALAASLAATLSDIHAAGLVHRDLKPPNIVLTATGPRVIDFGIARPEHGMTLTTTGQVPVTPGYGAPEQVLGQRVGPAADVFSLGAVLAYAATGRRTFDGTHVAAVQYEVVHGEPRLDDVPAELRHLISPCLAKDPAHRPTPEQIAGAFAPPQGADRIWRTGPLAKDIARRGAEAARQATLVGREPGSGPSRRRLLRASLAAGAVVAAGGGAGAWWLLREEPRTPVESGLASGAKLLPRSTAQSGKAPKPLWGPLPVAAKPVDGLVPAPLSLRDVVVFAAKDGGLAAHFTRDGKEKWRLPDVTPAAGLHPLTEQLFAAAGTSGALRVHDASTAKLQWELPDADVGRFLTMDDENLYAVTRGGQLLAVDLTMQSIRWTKPLPTYAVRGAGPRAAVAGVTLVLFGDDGAVRAFSTIRGLDMWTIEGQGKSGSAIAPAVVKRKDSNGTSYTVFLGGRTLKALKFPGGNEVWKAGPPQNGTDSWGAPLVHGDTVIATNGTTLAAYDLDGRQLPLNGRAARGPLPATPLVRQGEALWAVEADGRGVSAYSTTDGARLWTWSAESRGPWGMSGAGNRVFLVNDGKLTAMPTVG is encoded by the coding sequence ATGGAACCCCTCGGCGCCGGAGATCCCATCCGGCTCGGCCCGTACCGCATCCTCGGCGTCCTCGGCGCGGGCGGCATGGGCAAGGTCTACTTCGGCCGGGACAACACCGGCCGGACCGCCGCCGTGAAGGTGCTGCTGCCGGAGCTCGCGCACGACCCGCACCTCGCGCAGCGCTTCCTGCGCGAGGCGCACACCGCCCAGGCGGTGACCAGCGGCGGCGTCGCCCGCGTTCTGGACGCGCGCATCGACGGCGACGACAGCCGGCCCTGGATCGCGACCGAGTTCCTGTCCGGGCCCACCCTCGACGACGCCGTCCGCGCGTACGGGCCCTTCGGCGCCGACGGCGTCCGCGCGCTCGCCGCCTCCCTCGCCGCGACCCTGAGCGACATCCACGCGGCGGGGCTGGTGCACCGCGACCTGAAGCCGCCGAACATCGTGCTCACCGCCACGGGCCCGCGCGTCATCGACTTCGGCATCGCCCGCCCCGAGCACGGGATGACGCTCACGACCACCGGCCAGGTGCCGGTCACCCCCGGTTACGGGGCTCCCGAGCAGGTGCTCGGTCAGCGGGTCGGTCCGGCCGCGGACGTCTTCTCGCTCGGCGCGGTACTGGCCTACGCGGCCACCGGCCGGCGCACCTTCGACGGCACCCACGTCGCGGCGGTCCAGTACGAGGTCGTGCACGGGGAGCCCCGACTCGACGACGTGCCCGCCGAGTTGCGCCACCTGATATCCCCCTGCCTCGCCAAGGACCCGGCCCACCGCCCGACCCCCGAGCAGATCGCGGGCGCCTTCGCCCCACCGCAGGGGGCCGACCGGATCTGGCGTACGGGCCCGCTCGCCAAGGACATCGCACGCCGCGGCGCCGAAGCCGCGCGCCAGGCCACGCTCGTCGGCCGGGAGCCCGGATCCGGGCCGTCCCGCAGGCGGCTCCTGCGGGCCTCGCTCGCCGCGGGCGCGGTGGTGGCGGCCGGCGGTGGCGCCGGGGCCTGGTGGCTGCTGCGCGAGGAACCTCGTACGCCCGTCGAATCGGGACTGGCCAGCGGCGCGAAGCTGCTCCCCCGCTCCACCGCACAGTCCGGCAAGGCTCCCAAACCCCTGTGGGGACCGCTGCCGGTCGCGGCGAAGCCCGTGGACGGCCTGGTCCCCGCCCCCCTGTCGCTGCGCGACGTGGTCGTCTTCGCCGCCAAGGACGGCGGCTTGGCGGCCCACTTCACACGCGACGGCAAGGAGAAGTGGCGCCTGCCCGACGTCACCCCCGCGGCCGGCCTCCACCCCCTCACGGAGCAGCTGTTCGCGGCCGCCGGCACCTCCGGTGCGCTCCGCGTCCACGACGCCTCCACCGCCAAGCTCCAGTGGGAACTGCCGGACGCCGACGTCGGCCGCTTCCTGACGATGGACGACGAGAACCTCTACGCCGTCACCCGGGGCGGCCAACTGCTCGCGGTGGACCTCACGATGCAGTCGATCCGCTGGACGAAGCCGCTGCCCACGTACGCCGTGCGCGGCGCGGGGCCCCGGGCCGCCGTGGCAGGCGTCACCCTCGTCCTCTTCGGCGACGACGGCGCCGTCCGCGCGTTCTCGACGATCAGGGGGCTGGACATGTGGACCATCGAGGGACAGGGGAAGTCCGGCTCCGCCATCGCTCCGGCCGTCGTGAAGCGCAAGGATTCCAACGGCACCTCCTACACCGTCTTCCTGGGCGGCCGCACGCTGAAGGCCCTGAAGTTCCCGGGCGGCAACGAGGTGTGGAAGGCCGGGCCCCCGCAGAACGGCACCGACAGCTGGGGCGCCCCGCTCGTCCACGGCGACACCGTGATCGCGACGAACGGGACGACCCTGGCCGCGTACGACCTCGACGGCAGACAACTCCCCCTGAACGGACGCGCAGCCCGGGGCCCGCTCCCGGCCACGCCCCTAGTCCGGCAGGGCGAGGCGCTGTGGGCGGTCGAGGCGGACGGACGAGGGGTCTCGGCCTACTCCACCACGGACGGCGCACGGCTGTGGACCTGGTCGGCGGAGTCCCGCGGACCCTGGGGCATGTCCGGCGCCGGAAACCGCGTCTTCCTGGTCAACGACGGCAAGCTCACGGCGATGCCCACCGTCGGCTGA
- a CDS encoding protein kinase domain-containing protein, whose protein sequence is MPATPTPTPFTALTHDDPTHVGDYRLLARLGSGGMGTVYLARSAGGRTVALKTVHARIATSADTTFRTRFRLESDAARIIGDRYGARVFGADPLAPTPWLATEYVLGPQLDEAVRLSGPLPEPLVRALGADLARALTQLHNSAITHRDLKPSNVMVTAAGPKLIDFGIARALGDERLTSTGTAAGTPAYMSPEQAGGLDHTPSSDVFALAAVLVFAASGHGPFGAGQPADLLYRVRYADPDLTGVPTPLLPLLTRCLSKDPSLRPTTTELADALRPAEGGTFADLLPHPVLTDIAHRTTAVWQAPPPRLPAPATQPPPPAPRAISRRKLLTLTLTGTAAALATGGGLWTYLATKSREDTSTTKPSLGQPPTPSWKTSIADPGPDAAPLRVGSELVLVAGLAVNAFDPTSGKLLWQGPDRAAWSVATDGKTLYALRPPTSDDKTKPVAIEVLPQPSGKKNPPVLTLPSFDGTPEDTQLLCIAADTAYMFAKSATTTQWFLIAASLTTGRELWRQQTVAPFADSPGPVIIRAKPVMTGLLLCRRSALKDSVTFSLHDASTGKQLWQQPPIPTTGALPYHLATDDTHVYLGSESLQALRLTDGTPAWSFGTGRDMGKKPYGFRRYGIPTVADGVVYAVEGGRSLVAVDARTGAALWTEPPVPDALPNGDVAPAVYGTLVLYMDGTGLRAVDTLTHRPLWRYPTTAYALTPDPAAQRIHAREERQTLALPLP, encoded by the coding sequence ATGCCCGCGACCCCCACTCCCACCCCCTTCACGGCCCTCACGCACGACGACCCGACCCATGTCGGCGACTACCGACTCCTCGCCCGTCTCGGCAGCGGCGGCATGGGCACGGTCTACCTGGCCCGCTCGGCGGGCGGTCGTACGGTCGCTCTCAAGACCGTGCACGCCCGTATCGCGACCTCCGCCGACACCACCTTCCGTACCCGCTTCCGACTCGAATCGGACGCGGCACGCATCATCGGCGACCGCTACGGAGCCCGCGTGTTCGGCGCCGATCCCCTGGCGCCAACCCCCTGGCTGGCCACGGAGTACGTCCTCGGCCCCCAACTCGACGAGGCGGTCCGCCTGAGCGGCCCCCTCCCCGAGCCCCTCGTCCGCGCCCTGGGCGCAGACCTGGCCCGGGCCCTGACCCAGCTCCACAACTCCGCCATCACCCACCGCGACCTCAAACCGTCCAACGTCATGGTCACGGCGGCCGGCCCCAAGCTCATCGACTTCGGCATCGCCCGCGCCCTGGGCGACGAACGCCTCACCAGCACCGGCACCGCGGCGGGCACCCCCGCCTACATGTCCCCCGAACAGGCCGGCGGCCTGGATCACACCCCGTCCAGCGACGTGTTCGCCCTCGCGGCAGTACTGGTCTTCGCAGCCTCCGGCCACGGCCCGTTCGGCGCCGGCCAACCCGCGGACCTCCTCTACCGCGTCCGCTACGCCGACCCCGACCTCACCGGCGTCCCCACCCCCCTGCTCCCCCTCCTCACCCGCTGCCTGTCCAAGGACCCGTCCCTCCGCCCCACAACAACCGAACTGGCGGACGCCCTGCGCCCCGCAGAGGGCGGCACCTTCGCGGACCTCCTCCCCCACCCCGTACTCACGGACATCGCCCACCGCACGACAGCGGTCTGGCAGGCCCCACCACCCCGCCTACCGGCCCCCGCCACACAGCCCCCACCCCCCGCACCCCGCGCGATCTCCCGCCGCAAACTCCTCACCCTCACCCTTACCGGCACGGCAGCAGCCCTCGCCACGGGCGGCGGCCTCTGGACCTACCTGGCCACGAAGAGCCGAGAAGACACCTCAACCACCAAACCCTCGCTGGGACAGCCACCCACCCCGTCCTGGAAGACCTCGATCGCGGACCCGGGCCCGGACGCGGCCCCCCTTCGCGTGGGCAGCGAACTCGTCCTGGTCGCAGGCCTGGCGGTCAACGCCTTCGACCCGACGTCGGGCAAGCTCCTCTGGCAGGGCCCCGACCGGGCCGCCTGGTCCGTGGCCACCGACGGCAAGACCCTCTACGCCCTCCGCCCCCCGACTTCCGACGACAAGACCAAGCCCGTCGCGATCGAGGTGCTCCCCCAGCCGTCCGGCAAGAAGAACCCGCCCGTCCTCACCCTGCCCTCCTTCGACGGCACGCCGGAGGACACCCAACTCCTGTGTATCGCAGCAGACACGGCATACATGTTCGCCAAGTCGGCCACCACCACCCAGTGGTTCCTGATCGCGGCGAGCCTCACAACAGGCCGCGAACTGTGGCGTCAACAGACGGTGGCCCCGTTCGCGGACTCGCCGGGACCCGTCATCATCCGCGCCAAGCCGGTGATGACCGGTCTGCTCCTGTGCCGCCGCTCGGCCCTCAAGGACTCCGTCACCTTCTCCCTGCACGACGCGTCCACCGGCAAGCAGCTCTGGCAGCAGCCACCCATCCCCACCACGGGCGCCCTGCCCTACCACCTGGCCACGGACGACACCCACGTCTACCTGGGCTCCGAATCCCTCCAGGCCCTCCGCCTCACCGACGGCACCCCGGCCTGGTCCTTCGGCACGGGCCGCGACATGGGCAAGAAGCCGTACGGCTTCCGCCGCTACGGCATCCCCACGGTCGCGGACGGCGTGGTCTACGCGGTGGAGGGCGGCCGCAGCCTGGTCGCCGTAGACGCCCGCACGGGCGCGGCCCTCTGGACGGAACCCCCCGTACCGGATGCCCTCCCCAACGGCGACGTGGCTCCCGCGGTATACGGCACCCTCGTCCTCTACATGGACGGAACGGGCCTCCGTGCGGTGGACACCCTCACCCACCGCCCCCTATGGCGCTACCCGACCACGGCCTACGCCCTCACACCCGACCCGGCCGCACAGCGCATCCACGCCCGCGAGGAACGCCAGACCCTGGCCCTCCCCCTCCCCTGA
- a CDS encoding NACHT domain-containing protein: MEPGMIGVRLASAAIGPLVRKLFVAEGGGAGLVDKPVRISGYVSFKGEKRSLTNADLQSLAAKLVKQALRTGERPVPADEEQAVVDVLATTLSALGEVTMTDMDAVRLGSAEFARELRRVSGGPERELGADATYFYERLLETACLHILHFFTQRSTFVAHALVEQTRDMAELTSKVDELIRRDPLPGAEDAAFEQQYLPYVAKTHGRLTIYGIDLSNSPTRWPLDAAYLSLEATALPRDMERWLRDAGKLFHAMGTAEPPTPDAATMALIRVRGIAMTSSPDQSSLTRAVAGGFLAELVRAASSPQPADQALAGSHRVLLRGEAGSGKSTLVQWLAVTAARQELTPQMEYLYDRIPFVLPLRTLTRHGEQLPDPQSFLAAVGCPIRGVQPNGWAHRVLSAGRGLVLVDGIDEIPDRERERARRWLRELMAVYDGDNRWLVTSRPSAVGADWLAEDGFTELTLAAMRPADIATFIKRWHKAAHTGTEDDAALQMYETQLLTAVRTKPDLGRLATNPLMCGLICALHRDRRGFLPLGRRDLYEAALSMLLSRRDRERDMAVPDLREEPQLDILQRLAYWLIKNGRTEMDRSQAVDIIARALPSVPEAAALGEAPAVFAHFLQRSGLLRAPGPDTVEFIHRTFQDFLGARAAVEDSDFGLLTGHAGDDQWEDVIRMAVAQARPKERVEIIEDLIARGDRAADERVQARVYLLAAACLDHATSLAPEVREAVETRTATLIPPRNDDQARALAEVGPLILGLLPTENSDEWDAYHVVIAASHVRSEEAVSFLAHFADHPFLPIRSQLMWAWSRFDCARYADEVIVPLDPTDLLYTVQSDEQLRQLDRLGLRPDRLDVRGGVSPDALAAHVSRSDLVDIRLSNVAVPDLRFLAGQSELDTLVIGPCPELTDLTGIEGLPIRRLDIASERLSLDLRPLLRLTRLEAVSFSGPEDTTWSLRALAVDACLEILTVSGDMGAAHGLEGLGRLNGLRELALNTASSPARPRDWQEVGDLEGLATLRVSAASLEFLPPGSVLSGVSTLSLIAGDATWSLQSAVQRLPEAFPDLRTCYFTELAADEEIDLAPLAGLPRFRNVYVGGSRDRIRGADLLPPSVRLRHD; this comes from the coding sequence ATGGAGCCCGGGATGATCGGAGTCCGACTGGCCTCGGCGGCCATCGGGCCACTCGTCAGGAAGTTGTTCGTCGCCGAGGGCGGCGGGGCCGGGCTCGTCGACAAGCCGGTCCGGATCTCCGGATACGTGTCCTTCAAGGGCGAGAAGCGCTCGCTCACGAACGCCGATCTGCAATCCCTGGCCGCCAAGCTGGTGAAGCAGGCGCTCCGCACGGGCGAGCGCCCCGTCCCCGCCGACGAGGAACAGGCGGTCGTCGACGTCCTCGCGACGACGCTGTCCGCCCTCGGCGAGGTCACGATGACCGACATGGACGCCGTCCGGCTCGGCTCCGCGGAGTTCGCCCGGGAGCTGCGCCGCGTCAGCGGTGGGCCCGAGCGGGAACTCGGCGCCGACGCCACGTACTTCTACGAGCGGCTGCTCGAAACCGCTTGCCTGCACATCCTGCACTTCTTCACGCAGCGCTCGACCTTCGTCGCGCACGCGCTGGTGGAGCAGACCCGTGACATGGCCGAACTGACCTCCAAGGTCGACGAGTTGATTCGCCGCGATCCGCTCCCGGGGGCGGAGGACGCGGCGTTCGAGCAGCAGTACCTGCCGTACGTGGCGAAGACGCACGGCCGGTTGACGATCTACGGGATCGACCTGAGCAACTCGCCGACGCGGTGGCCGCTGGACGCGGCGTACCTGAGCCTGGAGGCGACCGCACTGCCGCGGGACATGGAGCGTTGGCTGCGCGATGCCGGCAAGCTCTTTCATGCGATGGGGACAGCGGAGCCCCCCACCCCGGACGCTGCCACGATGGCTCTCATTCGTGTGCGCGGCATCGCGATGACATCGTCGCCCGACCAGTCCTCCCTCACGCGGGCCGTCGCGGGCGGATTCCTCGCGGAATTGGTGCGCGCGGCTTCCAGTCCGCAGCCCGCCGACCAGGCTCTGGCCGGCAGTCACCGCGTCCTGCTCCGGGGCGAAGCCGGGTCCGGCAAGAGCACCCTCGTGCAGTGGCTGGCCGTCACCGCAGCCCGCCAGGAACTCACCCCGCAGATGGAGTACCTCTACGACCGCATCCCGTTCGTCCTGCCGCTGCGCACGCTGACGCGTCACGGCGAGCAGCTCCCCGACCCCCAGAGCTTCCTGGCCGCCGTCGGCTGTCCGATCAGGGGAGTCCAGCCGAACGGCTGGGCGCACCGGGTCCTTTCCGCCGGGCGCGGCCTGGTCCTGGTCGACGGCATCGACGAGATTCCGGACCGGGAGCGGGAGCGGGCCCGGCGCTGGCTGCGCGAGCTGATGGCCGTGTACGACGGCGACAACCGCTGGCTCGTCACCTCGCGCCCCTCCGCCGTGGGAGCGGACTGGCTGGCCGAGGACGGGTTCACCGAGCTGACGCTGGCCGCCATGCGCCCCGCCGACATCGCCACGTTCATCAAGCGGTGGCACAAGGCGGCCCACACCGGCACCGAGGACGATGCCGCGCTCCAGATGTACGAGACCCAGCTCCTGACGGCCGTCCGCACCAAGCCCGACCTCGGACGGCTCGCCACCAACCCCCTGATGTGCGGGCTGATCTGCGCCCTCCACCGGGACCGGCGGGGCTTCCTCCCGCTCGGGCGCAGGGACCTCTACGAGGCCGCGCTCTCCATGCTGCTCAGCCGCCGCGACCGCGAACGCGACATGGCGGTCCCGGATCTCCGCGAGGAGCCGCAGCTCGACATCCTCCAGCGGCTCGCCTACTGGCTCATCAAGAACGGCCGTACGGAAATGGACCGTTCGCAGGCCGTGGACATCATCGCCCGGGCCCTGCCCTCGGTCCCGGAAGCGGCGGCCCTGGGCGAAGCGCCGGCGGTCTTCGCGCATTTCCTCCAGCGCAGCGGACTCCTGCGGGCGCCGGGCCCCGACACCGTGGAGTTCATCCACCGCACCTTCCAGGACTTCCTCGGCGCACGGGCCGCCGTGGAGGACAGCGACTTCGGACTGCTCACCGGCCACGCGGGCGACGACCAGTGGGAGGACGTCATCAGGATGGCCGTCGCCCAGGCCCGGCCCAAGGAGCGCGTCGAGATCATCGAGGACCTGATCGCCCGGGGAGACCGTGCTGCGGACGAACGGGTCCAGGCCCGCGTCTACTTGCTGGCCGCCGCTTGCCTCGACCACGCCACGAGCCTCGCCCCCGAGGTGCGCGAGGCCGTCGAGACGCGCACCGCCACTCTCATTCCCCCGCGCAACGACGACCAGGCCCGCGCCCTGGCGGAAGTGGGCCCGCTGATCCTGGGCCTCCTCCCCACGGAGAACTCCGATGAATGGGACGCCTACCACGTGGTCATCGCGGCCTCCCACGTGAGGTCGGAGGAGGCCGTCTCCTTCCTCGCCCACTTCGCGGACCATCCGTTCCTGCCGATCCGTTCCCAGCTCATGTGGGCGTGGTCGCGGTTCGACTGCGCGCGCTACGCGGACGAGGTCATCGTCCCGCTGGACCCGACCGATCTCCTCTACACCGTGCAGTCCGACGAGCAGCTACGCCAACTGGACCGGCTCGGACTGCGGCCGGACCGGCTGGACGTCAGGGGAGGGGTGTCCCCCGACGCACTGGCGGCGCACGTGAGCCGGTCCGATCTCGTGGACATCAGGCTCTCGAACGTAGCGGTGCCCGATCTGCGCTTCCTGGCGGGGCAGTCGGAACTGGACACGCTCGTCATCGGACCGTGCCCCGAGCTGACGGACCTGACCGGCATCGAAGGCCTGCCGATCCGGCGGCTGGACATCGCGAGTGAGCGGCTGTCCCTCGATCTGCGGCCCCTCCTTCGGCTCACGCGACTGGAGGCCGTGTCGTTCAGCGGTCCGGAGGACACGACATGGTCCCTGCGGGCGCTGGCCGTGGACGCATGCCTTGAGATCCTGACGGTGTCCGGTGACATGGGCGCCGCGCACGGACTCGAAGGGCTTGGCCGGTTGAACGGTCTCCGGGAGCTCGCACTCAACACCGCCTCCAGTCCTGCCCGGCCCCGGGACTGGCAGGAGGTCGGTGATCTGGAGGGGCTGGCCACCCTGCGCGTGTCCGCCGCTTCGCTGGAGTTCCTTCCGCCGGGATCGGTGCTCTCCGGCGTCTCTACACTGAGCCTCATCGCGGGCGACGCGACATGGTCTCTGCAGTCGGCTGTCCAGCGACTGCCCGAGGCCTTCCCCGATCTGAGGACGTGTTACTTCACGGAGCTCGCCGCCGACGAGGAGATCGACCTCGCACCGTTGGCCGGGCTGCCCCGATTCCGGAACGTGTACGTCGGGGGGAGCCGGGACCGGATCCGCGGCGCCGACCTGCTCCCGCCGTCGGTGAGGCTGCGCCACGACTGA
- a CDS encoding Lrp/AsnC family transcriptional regulator — MDAIDRDILRELQADGRLSNQELAQRVGLTPSPCMRRVRQLEEDGVIQGYRAVISPEAVGRGFEVLVSVEVRRDREAVEAFEAALQDIPDVIEAYRLFGSPGCLLRIAVADLRAYERLWIEKLTALSGVTEVNSQIIMKRIKEPTGLPVER, encoded by the coding sequence ATGGACGCCATTGACCGAGATATCTTGCGCGAGCTCCAGGCAGACGGACGGCTGAGTAACCAGGAGCTCGCCCAGCGCGTGGGCCTCACTCCCTCCCCCTGCATGCGCCGCGTGCGCCAGCTCGAAGAGGACGGGGTGATCCAGGGCTACCGCGCCGTGATCTCCCCCGAGGCGGTGGGCCGCGGCTTCGAGGTGCTCGTCTCGGTCGAGGTGCGCCGCGACCGCGAGGCCGTCGAGGCCTTCGAAGCGGCCCTCCAGGACATCCCCGACGTGATCGAGGCCTACCGCCTCTTCGGCAGCCCCGGCTGCCTCCTGCGCATCGCCGTCGCGGACCTGCGCGCGTACGAACGCCTCTGGATCGAGAAGCTGACGGCCCTCTCGGGCGTCACCGAGGTCAACTCGCAGATCATCATGAAGCGCATCAAGGAACCGACCGGCCTGCCCGTCGAACGCTGA
- a CDS encoding asparaginase: MGRIVVISTGGTIASRWQGSGFAADADGNEVIATAPLPEGITVEVVDLFSVNSPRLTTAHQLTLLRTVHEVLADPGVDGIVVTHGTDTLEESAFLVDLHHHDARSVVFTGSQRPMGTADGDGPENLYDALLTAANTRGLGVLIAFAGRVHAARGTVKTQAVALDAFADPSKELLGKIGFGKVTILRTPQRPEALPLPAMPELPPRVDVVVHHADGDAVLLNAAIAAGARGIVLAGTGAGNATPEIVEAVRAAVAGGVLVALTTRVMAGPVTEIYTHGGAVDLVAAGAVPTGTLRAGQARIAVLSALLASGDGAEQVRILRETLGATGPVLVGA, translated from the coding sequence ATGGGACGGATCGTCGTCATCAGCACCGGCGGAACGATAGCCAGCCGCTGGCAGGGTTCCGGCTTCGCGGCGGACGCGGACGGGAACGAGGTCATCGCGACCGCGCCGCTCCCCGAGGGGATCACCGTCGAGGTGGTCGACCTGTTCAGCGTGAACAGCCCGCGGCTCACCACCGCCCACCAGCTGACCCTGCTGCGCACCGTGCACGAGGTGCTCGCGGACCCGGGTGTCGACGGCATCGTCGTCACTCACGGCACCGACACCCTGGAGGAGTCGGCCTTCCTCGTCGACCTCCACCACCACGACGCGCGCTCCGTGGTGTTCACCGGCTCGCAGCGGCCCATGGGCACCGCGGACGGTGACGGCCCGGAGAACCTGTACGACGCCCTGCTCACCGCCGCCAACACGCGCGGGCTCGGCGTGCTCATCGCCTTCGCGGGGCGGGTGCACGCCGCGCGGGGCACGGTGAAGACGCAGGCGGTGGCGCTGGACGCGTTCGCCGACCCGTCGAAGGAACTGCTCGGGAAGATCGGCTTCGGCAAGGTCACCATCCTGCGCACCCCGCAGCGTCCGGAGGCCCTGCCGTTGCCGGCGATGCCGGAGCTGCCGCCGCGCGTGGACGTGGTGGTGCACCACGCCGACGGGGACGCCGTGCTGCTGAACGCCGCCATCGCGGCGGGGGCGCGGGGCATCGTGCTGGCCGGTACGGGCGCGGGCAACGCGACGCCGGAGATCGTGGAGGCGGTCCGGGCGGCCGTCGCGGGCGGCGTGCTCGTCGCGCTGACCACGCGCGTGATGGCCGGGCCGGTCACCGAGATCTACACGCACGGGGGTGCGGTGGACCTCGTGGCGGCGGGGGCCGTACCGACGGGGACGCTGCGGGCGGGGCAGGCGCGGATCGCGGTGCTGTCCGCGTTGCTCGCCTCCGGCGATGGGGCTGAGCAGGTCAGGATCCTGCGCGAGACGCTGGGTGCGACGGGGCCGGTGCTGGTCGGGGCGTAG